In one window of Tellurirhabdus rosea DNA:
- a CDS encoding outer membrane protein assembly factor BamB family protein → MRYALLLALTTYCFFAHGQPDAGPSLAWKFRTGGPVIGSPAVSGERAFVGSLDSTLYALDLTTGQVRWARRLGGVIRSTACLHDGRVYVTAGDAVLYALDAASGQIRWRFRTLGGILGERKYDFADYYHSSPVVSGNWVCFGAGDGRVYAVSADTGQLQWSFQTGDIVHTTPALAGDRLFIGSLDGHLYALDVRTGSLRWKFKSVGHRYFPKGEMQGSPVVGNGLVYIGSRDYNLYALDASHGYDHWTKSFPLGWATALSVRDSVLYVGTSDDKLIAAVDGRTGRELWRTDAGFNIFGGAAFSDDRLYVGTLMGKILGLDRRTGAVRWTRTTVGYEQHKSRYFGADDRFRPDIQTLIRVPEDFLNLYHRVGAIFSAPTLAGARLLAGSADGYIYCWQL, encoded by the coding sequence ATGCGATACGCCCTGCTTCTTGCCCTCACAACTTACTGCTTTTTCGCTCACGGTCAACCAGACGCAGGCCCTTCGCTGGCCTGGAAATTCCGGACGGGCGGCCCCGTCATCGGCTCTCCGGCCGTATCCGGTGAACGGGCCTTTGTCGGCAGCCTCGACAGCACACTTTACGCGCTGGACCTGACAACCGGGCAGGTCCGCTGGGCGCGGCGGCTGGGCGGCGTGATCCGGTCAACGGCCTGCCTGCACGACGGGCGGGTGTACGTCACGGCCGGGGATGCGGTGCTGTACGCCCTCGACGCCGCTTCCGGGCAGATTCGCTGGCGTTTCCGGACGCTGGGCGGCATTCTGGGCGAGCGGAAATACGATTTTGCGGACTACTACCATTCTTCGCCGGTCGTCAGCGGCAATTGGGTCTGTTTCGGAGCGGGCGACGGACGCGTTTATGCCGTCAGCGCCGACACCGGGCAATTGCAGTGGAGCTTTCAGACGGGCGACATTGTTCACACCACGCCCGCGCTGGCGGGCGACCGGCTTTTTATCGGTTCGCTGGACGGACATCTCTACGCCCTCGACGTGCGGACGGGTTCGCTGCGGTGGAAATTCAAGTCGGTCGGGCACCGCTATTTTCCCAAAGGCGAAATGCAGGGGTCTCCCGTCGTCGGCAACGGGCTGGTGTACATCGGCAGCCGGGATTACAACCTGTACGCCCTCGATGCCTCGCACGGCTACGACCACTGGACCAAATCGTTTCCGCTGGGCTGGGCAACGGCCCTGAGCGTCCGCGATTCGGTGCTGTACGTGGGCACGTCGGACGACAAACTCATCGCCGCCGTAGACGGCCGGACGGGTCGGGAACTCTGGCGGACGGATGCGGGATTCAACATTTTCGGCGGGGCGGCGTTTTCGGACGACCGGTTGTACGTGGGCACGCTGATGGGCAAAATTCTTGGTCTCGACCGCCGGACCGGAGCCGTTCGCTGGACACGGACCACGGTGGGGTACGAACAGCACAAATCCCGGTATTTCGGCGCCGACGACCGGTTTCGGCCGGACATTCAAACCCTCATCCGCGTTCCCGAGGACTTTCTGAACCTGTATCACCGGGTTGGGGCCATCTTTTCCGCGCCGACCCTTGCCGGGGCGCGCCTGCTGGCGGGCAGCGCGGACGGGTACATTTACTGCTGGCAGCTTTGA
- a CDS encoding serine hydrolase domain-containing protein: protein MLLTRRTFLQQLGLGTTGIALISALPESALAHPFKTVQLPRSLPEAQGVASSGILNFINAVEAGKLNVHSLMVLRRGQVLAEGWWAPYAPNLKHTLYSLSKSFASTAIGLAVAEGRLTVNDKVVSLFPDKVPATISPNLAAMRVKDLLTMSTGHDKDSTPALRSGDSNDWVKAFLAQPVEHEPGTFFVYNSGATYMLSAIIQKLTGQTLLDYLKPRLFAPLGIEGADWEVNEQGVNTGGWGLRVRTEDIAKFGQLYLQKGMWNGKRILPESWVADATRSHIMSKGGARPAEKNDWLQGYGYQFWRCRNGAYRGDGANGQYCIVLPEQEMVVAITSETGDMQAIMDQVWDHILPAVQADKLPANASAQGQLKQKLTSLALPMLAGQTTSPLVGRVSGKPFEMAENPMKIKTVSLQFRPEACVVTLRDDKGEHRINCGLNRWTEGRTDLSTLPIKLVPTPVPGEKETRLAASGVWTDDNTFTMQWRFIETAHYDLVTCRFTEAGLQMEFRKSLSVLNPANKDPRPVLEGKLLAAVSEKR, encoded by the coding sequence ATGCTCCTGACCCGTAGAACCTTCCTTCAGCAACTCGGCCTTGGTACGACCGGAATTGCTCTGATCAGCGCTTTACCCGAATCAGCACTCGCCCATCCGTTCAAGACCGTTCAATTGCCCCGAAGCCTTCCTGAAGCGCAGGGCGTGGCCTCATCCGGCATTCTGAATTTTATCAACGCCGTCGAAGCGGGCAAGCTCAACGTCCACAGCCTTATGGTGCTCCGGCGCGGACAGGTGCTCGCCGAAGGCTGGTGGGCTCCCTATGCGCCCAACCTGAAACACACGCTGTATTCGCTCAGCAAAAGCTTTGCCTCCACGGCCATCGGGCTGGCGGTGGCCGAAGGGCGGCTGACGGTCAACGATAAGGTCGTCTCTCTTTTTCCCGATAAAGTCCCGGCGACCATTAGTCCCAACCTGGCCGCCATGCGCGTGAAAGACCTGCTGACCATGTCGACGGGCCACGATAAAGACTCGACACCCGCCCTGCGGTCCGGAGACAGCAATGACTGGGTCAAGGCCTTTCTGGCGCAACCCGTGGAGCACGAACCGGGTACGTTTTTCGTCTACAACAGCGGCGCTACGTACATGCTGTCGGCCATTATCCAGAAACTGACCGGACAAACGCTCCTCGACTACCTCAAACCCCGCCTTTTTGCCCCGCTCGGCATAGAAGGGGCCGACTGGGAAGTCAACGAGCAGGGCGTCAACACGGGCGGCTGGGGCCTGCGTGTGCGGACCGAAGACATCGCCAAATTCGGGCAGTTGTATTTGCAGAAAGGCATGTGGAACGGCAAACGCATCCTGCCCGAAAGCTGGGTGGCCGACGCGACCCGCTCGCACATCATGTCGAAAGGCGGCGCACGTCCGGCCGAGAAGAACGACTGGCTGCAGGGCTACGGCTACCAGTTCTGGCGCTGCCGCAACGGGGCCTACCGCGGCGATGGGGCCAACGGCCAGTACTGCATCGTACTGCCCGAACAGGAAATGGTCGTTGCCATCACGAGCGAAACGGGCGACATGCAGGCGATCATGGACCAGGTCTGGGACCACATCCTGCCCGCCGTGCAGGCGGACAAGCTTCCCGCCAACGCCTCGGCCCAAGGCCAGCTGAAGCAAAAACTGACGTCGCTGGCCCTGCCGATGCTGGCCGGTCAAACCACTTCGCCGCTGGTCGGTCGGGTGAGCGGCAAGCCGTTCGAGATGGCCGAGAACCCGATGAAGATCAAAACGGTTTCGCTCCAATTCCGCCCCGAAGCCTGTGTCGTGACCCTGCGGGACGATAAAGGCGAACACCGGATCAACTGCGGCCTCAACCGCTGGACCGAAGGCCGGACCGACCTTTCGACCCTGCCCATCAAACTGGTGCCGACGCCCGTACCGGGTGAAAAGGAAACCAGACTGGCCGCTTCCGGTGTCTGGACGGACGACAACACGTTTACGATGCAGTGGCGATTTATCGAAACGGCCCACTACGACCTCGTAACCTGCCGGTTTACGGAAGCAGGGCTTCAGATGGAATTCCGGAAAAGCCTGTCCGTGCTGAATCCGGCCAACAAAGACCCGCGCCCGGTGCTGGAGGGGAAACTACTGGCGGCCGTTTCGGAGAAAAGATAG
- a CDS encoding LLM class flavin-dependent oxidoreductase, with translation MRLSVLDQSPIRKGSHAAEALQETVQLARLADELGYTRFWVSEHHNTTALAGTSPEVLIAHLAGQTQTIRFGSGGVMLPHYSALKVAENFRVLESLFPGRIDLGVGRAPGGDRVTASVLNPSNTFSEQDFVDQLFDLQNYLNDRYAPGSVQEKVRAMPMAPSVPEQWILSSSGHSAALAAHFGMGFSFAHFINPHGGPEAVQYYRDHFQPSENLEEPQANVAVFVFSSEDPETVRQQQAITDHRFLQLETRGRIEAVEYEDIRDIVYSPAEQGRILHNRQRMVFGSPEEVKAQLERLADRYGVDEIILANIASNLEERLESYRLLAEAFALRSAVAG, from the coding sequence ATGCGGTTAAGTGTCTTAGATCAATCGCCCATCCGCAAAGGCAGCCACGCGGCCGAAGCCTTGCAGGAAACGGTTCAGCTGGCCAGACTCGCCGACGAACTGGGCTACACCCGTTTCTGGGTATCCGAACACCATAATACCACGGCCCTGGCCGGCACCTCGCCCGAAGTGCTGATTGCGCACCTGGCGGGCCAGACGCAGACCATCCGGTTCGGTTCGGGCGGGGTCATGCTGCCCCATTACAGCGCGCTGAAAGTGGCCGAAAACTTCCGGGTGCTCGAAAGCCTTTTTCCGGGCCGGATCGACCTCGGTGTCGGGCGTGCTCCCGGCGGTGACCGGGTTACGGCCAGCGTGCTGAATCCGTCGAACACCTTCAGCGAGCAGGATTTCGTCGATCAGCTGTTCGATCTGCAAAACTACCTGAACGACCGCTACGCGCCGGGCAGCGTGCAGGAAAAGGTGCGGGCGATGCCGATGGCCCCTTCGGTCCCCGAGCAGTGGATTCTGAGTTCCAGCGGCCATAGCGCGGCGCTGGCGGCCCATTTCGGGATGGGCTTTTCCTTCGCGCACTTCATCAATCCGCACGGTGGTCCGGAAGCGGTGCAGTACTACCGCGACCATTTCCAGCCCTCCGAAAATCTGGAGGAGCCGCAGGCCAATGTGGCCGTGTTTGTTTTCAGCTCGGAAGATCCGGAAACCGTGCGGCAGCAGCAGGCCATCACCGACCACCGCTTTCTGCAACTGGAAACCCGCGGCCGCATCGAAGCGGTCGAGTACGAAGACATCCGGGACATCGTCTATTCGCCGGCCGAGCAGGGCCGGATTCTGCACAACCGGCAGCGCATGGTCTTCGGCAGTCCGGAGGAGGTAAAAGCGCAGTTGGAGCGCCTGGCTGACCGTTACGGCGTCGACGAAATCATCCTCGCCAACATCGCTTCAAATCTGGAGGAACGGCTGGAGTCGTATCGGCTGCTGGCCGAAGCGTTTGCGCTGCGGAGCGCCGTTGCCGGGTGA
- a CDS encoding Rad52/Rad22 family DNA repair protein encodes MIETTFALDVLTQPIQPDEMEWRVQQQTKTGKLIIVPYITNRCVMERFDRQFGWNGWQNDITEIQDGFLCRITATLPDGTSVTKTDGANRTDIEPIKGGISDAMKRCAVQFGLGRDLYTYPRVFVETADKYIPDWAHQQLDALVRKINDGTYKGGDIVTLKASYR; translated from the coding sequence ATGATCGAAACGACATTTGCTCTCGACGTTTTGACTCAGCCGATCCAGCCAGATGAGATGGAATGGCGGGTCCAGCAGCAGACTAAAACGGGCAAGCTGATCATTGTCCCGTACATCACCAACCGCTGTGTGATGGAGCGCTTCGACCGGCAGTTTGGCTGGAATGGCTGGCAGAACGACATCACCGAAATTCAGGACGGTTTCCTCTGCCGCATCACGGCAACCCTGCCCGACGGCACGTCGGTGACCAAGACCGACGGCGCCAACCGGACGGATATCGAACCCATCAAAGGCGGCATTTCCGACGCCATGAAGCGCTGCGCCGTGCAGTTCGGACTGGGTCGTGATCTATACACCTATCCCCGGGTTTTTGTCGAAACGGCCGATAAGTACATTCCCGACTGGGCGCACCAGCAGCTCGACGCCCTGGTTCGCAAGATCAACGACGGGACCTACAAAGGAGGCGATATTGTGACGCTGAAGGCGTCTTACCGATAA
- a CDS encoding OPT family oligopeptide transporter: METKTATEHKPYIPPAESPAEFTLKAVITGAVFGVLFGAATVYLSLKAGLSVSASIPIAVLAISLGRRFLNTTILENNIIQTTGSAGESIASGVVFTLPGFLFLTEGVGADFFNYWTILTLAILGGLLGTLMMIPLRRALIVEEHGKLPYPEGTACGSVLIAGERGGDFAKTAYQGLGAALLYALLQKVLHVIAEVPVWATRQTNRYFPSAQVAGEITPEYLGVGYIVGFRISAVLVGGGILAWLGLIPLLATLVPGDTIAAQLVKLGYLTSVTTAGGPGGWDPATHTFSDTAAAIYRAYIRQIGAGAVTAGGFMTLIKTIPTIVSSFRQSFGGSGASRATTTDSRLRTEQDLSIKLVIFGSLALVILMLVLPQIPGDSLLTKLLIGVLVIVFGFFFVTVASRIVGLIGSSSSPVSGMTIATIMGTSLVFIAFGLTGRIYEPAVLVVGGMICIAAATAGATSQDLKTGYLVGATPKYQQMALFIGVIVSSLVIGATVKLLDTPTPDLVAQGITHAIGSDKFPAPQGTLMATLIKGLLSFNLDWQFVLVGAFTAFVFELCGVSALAFAVGLYLPLSTTLPIFAGGCVKALVDWNAKRKGVVEEDADLGRGNLFSTGLVAGGALAGVLVALLSVNDSVYNTLTSLSVEPALAGALGEGGYMLLGAAAFVGLALLLYRVAVRSHD; encoded by the coding sequence ATGGAAACAAAAACCGCTACCGAACACAAACCCTACATTCCCCCCGCCGAATCGCCCGCCGAATTCACCCTCAAAGCCGTCATCACCGGAGCCGTGTTCGGGGTGCTCTTCGGTGCCGCCACGGTCTACCTGTCCCTGAAGGCCGGACTGTCGGTGTCCGCCTCCATCCCCATCGCCGTCCTGGCGATTTCGCTCGGGCGGCGATTCCTGAACACGACCATCCTTGAAAACAACATCATCCAGACCACTGGCTCGGCAGGCGAGAGCATCGCGTCCGGCGTGGTCTTCACGCTGCCGGGTTTTCTGTTTCTGACCGAAGGCGTCGGGGCGGATTTCTTCAACTACTGGACCATCCTGACGCTGGCCATTCTCGGCGGCTTGCTCGGAACGCTGATGATGATTCCCCTGCGGCGGGCGCTCATCGTGGAAGAACACGGCAAACTGCCCTACCCGGAAGGCACCGCCTGCGGCTCGGTGCTGATCGCGGGCGAACGCGGCGGTGACTTCGCCAAAACGGCTTACCAGGGACTCGGGGCCGCGCTGCTCTACGCCTTGCTGCAAAAGGTGCTGCACGTCATCGCCGAAGTGCCGGTCTGGGCTACCCGACAAACCAACCGCTATTTTCCTTCGGCGCAGGTCGCCGGGGAGATTACGCCCGAATACCTGGGGGTGGGCTACATCGTCGGCTTCCGGATTTCGGCCGTACTCGTCGGGGGCGGCATTCTGGCCTGGCTGGGCCTGATCCCGCTGCTGGCGACGCTGGTGCCGGGCGATACCATTGCGGCGCAACTCGTCAAACTCGGCTACCTCACCAGCGTCACGACGGCCGGCGGGCCCGGCGGCTGGGACCCGGCCACGCATACCTTCAGCGACACGGCCGCCGCCATTTACCGGGCTTACATCCGGCAGATCGGGGCCGGAGCCGTGACGGCGGGCGGCTTTATGACGCTCATCAAGACCATCCCGACCATCGTTTCTTCGTTCCGGCAAAGCTTCGGCGGGTCAGGTGCGAGTCGGGCCACCACGACCGACAGCCGCCTGCGCACCGAGCAGGACCTTTCGATCAAACTGGTCATTTTCGGAAGCCTCGCGCTGGTGATTCTGATGCTCGTTTTACCACAAATACCCGGCGATTCCCTGCTGACCAAGCTGCTGATCGGCGTACTGGTGATCGTGTTCGGGTTTTTCTTCGTGACCGTGGCGAGCCGGATCGTCGGCCTGATCGGCTCCAGTTCGTCGCCGGTTTCGGGCATGACCATCGCAACCATCATGGGCACGTCCCTGGTCTTCATCGCCTTCGGACTGACCGGGCGGATTTACGAACCGGCCGTCCTCGTCGTCGGCGGCATGATCTGCATCGCGGCGGCGACGGCCGGAGCGACTTCGCAGGACCTCAAAACGGGTTATCTGGTCGGGGCAACGCCCAAATACCAGCAGATGGCCCTGTTCATCGGGGTTATTGTGTCATCGCTGGTGATCGGCGCGACCGTCAAACTGCTCGACACGCCGACGCCTGACCTGGTGGCGCAGGGCATCACTCACGCCATTGGCTCCGACAAATTTCCGGCGCCGCAGGGAACGCTCATGGCGACGCTCATCAAGGGCCTGCTGTCCTTCAACCTCGACTGGCAGTTTGTGCTCGTCGGGGCGTTTACGGCGTTTGTCTTCGAACTTTGCGGCGTGAGCGCGCTGGCGTTTGCCGTGGGGCTGTACCTGCCGCTGTCCACGACGCTGCCCATCTTTGCCGGAGGCTGCGTGAAGGCGCTGGTAGACTGGAACGCGAAGCGGAAGGGAGTTGTGGAAGAAGATGCGGACCTGGGTCGGGGCAACCTGTTCTCGACGGGTCTGGTGGCGGGCGGCGCGCTGGCGGGAGTTCTGGTCGCGCTGCTGTCGGTCAACGATTCGGTTTACAACACGCTCACGAGCCTGTCCGTTGAACCGGCGCTGGCCGGTGCTCTGGGCGAAGGGGGCTACATGCTGCTGGGAGCGGCGGCCTTTGTAGGGCTCGCGCTGCTGCTGTACCGGGTGGCGGTCAGAAGCCACGATTAG